The Ictalurus punctatus breed USDA103 chromosome 28, Coco_2.0, whole genome shotgun sequence DNA window ATGGGGATGCAAGCTTTGATATACTTTTACACAAGTGTGTAGTTAAGATTTTACAGATTGCATTCATGGCTGTAAatcatggaaaaacaaaacacatgataAAATCAACCCGGTAAATAACTACAAATAAGTTGAtacggggggtgggggggggggggcgctaAGCTACTAAACACCATCAAGTGTGTCTTCTGTACCTTTGGTGTGTATAGGATGTAGTTAACTTAGACTCATTTTAACATCATTAGACCTTAAGAACCTCGTTTATACCTTAAAGAAGTTTTATTCATGAGGTTTTCTAGGTAAACTGTATGCCAGAGAATGCATAACTTTAAAGATACGACTCCAGTGACGTGCGAAAGAAAGAGttcaagcttttaaaaaaaatgttaattttaaaaACCTGCCCTTAAAGCACACCTTGCTGATATCCTCCACAACGGTTAAGGTTTATTCACAGCACCAGAACTAGTGCACATTATGTCCGTTTAGGTGACTTACCGTTTAGGATGACTGACGATCCAGCAGCGAGGATCAAAGCCATGCACGCGCATCCGCGTgggaccatttttttttatttatttttttaaattaaattttaaaccGCACGAGCAGCGACCGTTAAAAACCGTCAACCACCCACCACAACTGTCATTACTATGATCAGGAGAAATATCAGAAAGCCCTTAGCGTCGGAGAAGTGGCACTGAATACACTCGTACTCCACTCCTCCTTCGTATTACCATCAGTAGCCTAAGTggtgaaataaataatttttattttttttttaatttttaaagtcTCCCCCACATCCCTGGGAAAGATATAACCCgttatttctcttttcttctgaCCAACTGATGACGCCAAACACATTGTTTAAATGACTCTTCTGGTCACCAAacgacaataatccgatattaacccgattgaGACGAGACTCTGATTatgaaactagcatgtaaacagcaattctttattaccttaatccgattaaagtcatactcgaagtaaacacaaatcaaattgagacgtgtggagtactcctgttttagtcgcattatcgcagtgcgttacagacgtgtacacaccttaatcacactattaacgtcctgtgtgagttttcaccgcatttcgcgacaggacacgtacacacacagcagcgctcaaccgtttgacggcaaacaagagagcacggctgcgtcccaaacatGTAtttgagatacatgtatttcagataCTATATAGTACgcaagtacgtggtttgggacgcagcccgcggtttcaagcagtcgtcaatttgcacgtacagcacgacaaataattaaccgcacttgaagctttcgtaaaatgaaacacccgaaactgtatacgggaccataacgaagaccgactgtatgtcgatacgtgaaattctggagggaacgtcggacggcgtgacgcggggacgtaatgacgtgtgccgttaatccatctatgtaacatgtaaaacctgaacatgaaaggaatattctaaaagtatctcatgtaaacaccttaatcacaatactgtcattcagaataaggtcaataattagattattgctgtccgtgtaaacgtagttaGTGTTAATGAGATTTCTGTCCTTAGATATTCCTGTTCTATTCATTTGTTAGAGGTTGTTACCACTCATTTTGCCCccttccaaaaaacaaaaagtgagGGAAAGAAACTAAAATATTGGTCaggatattatttattttattttgccagGTTTAGTAGTCTATacactattattttattttcactttttatatattacaatCACACAAGTAAAAATTGTGGTTcacatttacaaataataacCAAATACACCTTGAGTCAACGAATTAGTTAAATCATTTCTTACTTCGGGAGTCAAAACTACTAAAAAGTTTGCAGTGTATGTAAGCAAGTCTCTCAGCGAGGGAGCGTCGGAGCAGTGGGAACCATTCCCAATGTGGCAGCTCCACAACTGTATATCCTGCCAAGGCTAGCTGCCTCCTCTTCATCGCGTACAGCCCGGTTAACCGCTGTGTCCTGTAACAATAATGGTTTCTACTGGTCACTTGAACCGCGAGCCGAACAATAGCCGACGCTGATGTAGCGTGTCCGTGGATGGAAGAATGCGCCGGTCGTTTTGTTATAGCGTTCACGAGATCGTCAGTCAGGTCAACTCCTATGCTCAGAATACTTTCTCTTTTGGTGGAGACCTCTACAGGACGTAGAATTGGTTGCTGGCTGGACATAGCTGTTGACACGGCTGGTTTTTTGCCACTGTTTTTTGTCAACTGTACCAACAAATCATCCGTCAGGGTCACTCCTGTGTGCATTTCTTTCCAGTCCAGAGGCCAAACAGATCCCTTGTCTGGATTATAGTGGCTTTGATAGGTCTCAGATGCAACTGGTAGAGGATTTCCACTGGGATCCATGTGCACTTCGAGGTCGATAGAGCGCATATGTGGTAGGATCATTCGCTTGTGCACGAATAACTTTCCTCCCAGCAGCTCCTGGAGAACAGCCTCTGCCTCAAGAACCTCTGGTTTCTGACACAATTCAGACTGGGCAAAGTCCCATAGCTTTTTAGTCACCTCCTCCTGGATTGTGGGGTTCATCCGTGGCCCGGTCCAGCCAGGCAGCTCAATCGCCACCGTCCCATCCAAAGTGAATAGATCCTTCTTCAAATCTATTAATCCTGTGACTTGGTTTGTGAATTCTGGGCTTAAAGCCAAACTCAGTAAGTCATGTGGGAACTGACCCACAAACGCCAAGCCTAGCAAGGCTGTTAGGAGGTGTTCAGGGTAGCTACGGAATTCTGACTCTCGGTCTCGCAGGGTTTCTGTGAGGCGAGGGTGAAAGCTTGGGCACTGGCTCGGAAGGATGCCCAGGTTGCCAAACGCCCACAGAAGCTTAGCAGCATCTTTGCTCCTGTATTGAGAAGGTAAATGGGGTAGGTGTTCTGCTACAGCCAGGAGAACACCGTCATCACGGTAGTGCAGTGCAGAGCAGGTCAAAGCGATGTGCATTAAGCCCTGGACGGCCATCTGCGGAGCACGGCGAGGCACTTCCGAGCTAAGCGTCTCCAACCAGTGGAGGTGGTCCAGATGGCTGAATCTCATTAGCTTCATCACATTCACGATGCCAAAGTCACTCATTTCCTTAACTACAACACATGCTCGGTCCACAAGTCTGCGCAATGCTCCCACTGAGAGTGAGTTCTGAGTTTTAAACAGACCCAAGCAAACAGCACCCACTTCTTCACCCTTCAGCTCTTCTAGATGCCTCATTATAATGCCTTCTAGACACTGGAGAACAAATTCAGGGCACTGTCTGCTTTCTCCAAGTACATAAACAAACTGGACCAGCTCTGGTGGACCCATCTGGTTCAAATGCTTGCTAATGCAGTCACACAATTTGGCCACATACTGCGGGACTGACCGGCCAAGGCATCGCCACAGGTCAGCCACGAGCAGAAGCTGGTGCAGCTCCATCTCACTGGTCCGGCGGCTGAATTCGGCTTCGTACAATTCCAGTACGCTGTGGTGATGGGACAATCCCAGTCTCACGAAGGCACGCAAAACTTCAATCAGCTGCAGATGTGTGAAGTTTTGCAGGTTCTCCACGCTGTAACGCAGCAGCATGGAGAACCGCATGTTGCCTCTGACCACCACGGTCTGTTCGGGTTCCAGGCGGCCAAGTTCGCAAATAAAATGAGCTACATTCGAGGCGTCAATGTTTTTCATCAAGGCAGCTTTATGAAGCAGTAACAAGCCATCTTTTATCTGAATAGCAGGTGGACGCTGGGACACGTCATAGGTCATCATGCTGTACTCAGGCCTACATCTCTGAAAGGCCCGCGTGTCCCTTTTTATATACGGGTAGACGTCATCTTTAGGATGATCAGAAGTACTCCCTTTGTCAGCTACTTGTCTATTAAAAGCTAAACCAAGCTGAGCGTTTTTAGAGATGGATAAGTGGCGCGAGGAACCGATCATATAGTGATTACTCTGCTGTCTGAACCCAACACCTGGGACGGGCTGAGAGGTTTCCTCTTCTCTCACCGGACCTCTTTGGACGGCAGAGTGCTCTGCTCTGGATTGGTAATAAGCAGCGGGATTGTATACCAGCGAGCAGCCCTCGCCGGTTTCTGCACCCCGTCGCTGCTCTACTGTTTggctctttttctctttctggaCTTTCCCATTTTTCCACTCGGACGAGTGATACTGGACTCTGTACACTGGCGAGGATATTGATTGGGCGAACACACGCAGCGTAGCTGCTTGACGCCACAGTGCCCTTGCAGACATCCAACAGATGAGCTAAGGGGAACAAATGGTTCATAAATGGTTGAATAATTCAGATTAGGTTTTGAATCTAAACCAATCTTCATTTGTCTAACCTTAACAGACTTAACCGGATTTTAGAATGTAATTAATGACACAATAATCTACATATCCctgtcttcttcttcctcctccaaaaaaaaaaaaaaaaaaaagctaaaggaCACGTTTATTTTAATGTCTTTAATCTTTATCAGTCTTTGGGGTTGATTCATAATAAGAAAGAAGTTCTCATTTTGCATCAAAGCACAGCTATTG harbors:
- the LOC108260462 gene encoding FAST kinase domain-containing protein 5, mitochondrial, yielding MSARALWRQAATLRVFAQSISSPVYRVQYHSSEWKNGKVQKEKKSQTVEQRRGAETGEGCSLVYNPAAYYQSRAEHSAVQRGPVREEETSQPVPGVGFRQQSNHYMIGSSRHLSISKNAQLGLAFNRQVADKGSTSDHPKDDVYPYIKRDTRAFQRCRPEYSMMTYDVSQRPPAIQIKDGLLLLHKAALMKNIDASNVAHFICELGRLEPEQTVVVRGNMRFSMLLRYSVENLQNFTHLQLIEVLRAFVRLGLSHHHSVLELYEAEFSRRTSEMELHQLLLVADLWRCLGRSVPQYVAKLCDCISKHLNQMGPPELVQFVYVLGESRQCPEFVLQCLEGIIMRHLEELKGEEVGAVCLGLFKTQNSLSVGALRRLVDRACVVVKEMSDFGIVNVMKLMRFSHLDHLHWLETLSSEVPRRAPQMAVQGLMHIALTCSALHYRDDGVLLAVAEHLPHLPSQYRSKDAAKLLWAFGNLGILPSQCPSFHPRLTETLRDRESEFRSYPEHLLTALLGLAFVGQFPHDLLSLALSPEFTNQVTGLIDLKKDLFTLDGTVAIELPGWTGPRMNPTIQEEVTKKLWDFAQSELCQKPEVLEAEAVLQELLGGKLFVHKRMILPHMRSIDLEVHMDPSGNPLPVASETYQSHYNPDKGSVWPLDWKEMHTGVTLTDDLLVQLTKNSGKKPAVSTAMSSQQPILRPVEVSTKRESILSIGVDLTDDLVNAITKRPAHSSIHGHATSASAIVRLAVQVTSRNHYCYRTQRLTGLYAMKRRQLALAGYTVVELPHWEWFPLLRRSLAERLAYIHCKLFSSFDSRSKK